In Sulfitobacter sp. OXR-159, one DNA window encodes the following:
- a CDS encoding NAD(P)H-dependent oxidoreductase — protein MSPKITVLFYSTYGTNHAIAEEAARAAEEAGAEVRLRRCTETAPRAVVDGQDAWREQLDKMKDIPEAKPEDMEWADGYFISVPTRFGVAASQFRAFIDTLGPQWQSGALANKAVTATTSAQNPHGGQETTIQSIYVTAMHWGAIIVPPGYADGVKFEDGGNPYGYSCEPGPLDETGKKSVAFQAKRLVEFAGKISG, from the coding sequence ATGAGCCCGAAAATCACCGTTCTTTTCTATTCCACCTATGGCACAAACCACGCCATTGCTGAGGAAGCCGCCCGCGCCGCCGAAGAAGCCGGCGCCGAGGTCCGCCTCCGCCGCTGCACCGAAACCGCCCCAAGAGCCGTTGTCGACGGACAAGATGCGTGGCGCGAACAGTTGGACAAGATGAAAGACATCCCCGAGGCCAAGCCCGAAGACATGGAATGGGCCGATGGCTATTTCATCTCTGTCCCGACGCGCTTTGGCGTCGCCGCCAGCCAGTTCCGCGCCTTCATCGACACGCTGGGGCCACAGTGGCAATCAGGCGCGCTGGCCAATAAAGCGGTCACCGCGACCACTTCTGCGCAGAATCCCCACGGGGGCCAAGAAACCACGATCCAGTCGATCTATGTCACCGCCATGCACTGGGGCGCGATCATCGTGCCGCCGGGCTATGCCGATGGGGTGAAGTTTGAAGACGGCGGCAACCCCTACGGCTATTCCTGCGAACCCGGCCCGCTGGATGAAACCGGCAAGAAATCCGTCGCCTTCCAAGCCAAACGTCTGGTCGAATTCGCAGGCAAGATCAGCGGCTAA
- a CDS encoding DsbE family thiol:disulfide interchange protein, protein MIAPPLIFAAFVALAAVGMYRDDPEGLPSTLVGQQAPAMPEAALPGYPQATDDMLRGGEVSLVNFWASWCPPCRAEHPKLLDLQAEGMNIIGVNFKDTEKNASAYLEDEKSPFAGVGFDPQGRVAIDWGVTAPPETFIVGGDGTVLFRFAGPLVGSDYEQRFLPALQDALSR, encoded by the coding sequence ATGATCGCCCCGCCGCTGATTTTCGCGGCCTTCGTGGCACTGGCAGCGGTCGGCATGTACCGCGATGACCCCGAGGGGCTGCCCTCTACGTTGGTCGGGCAACAAGCACCCGCCATGCCCGAGGCCGCGCTGCCCGGCTATCCGCAGGCCACCGACGACATGCTGCGGGGGGGGGAGGTGAGCCTTGTGAATTTCTGGGCAAGCTGGTGCCCGCCCTGCCGTGCTGAGCATCCCAAGTTGCTGGATTTGCAGGCCGAGGGGATGAACATCATCGGCGTGAACTTCAAAGATACCGAGAAGAACGCCAGCGCCTATCTGGAAGACGAAAAAAGCCCCTTTGCCGGGGTTGGGTTCGACCCCCAAGGGCGGGTGGCGATTGATTGGGGTGTCACCGCCCCGCCAGAGACATTCATCGTTGGCGGGGACGGCACGGTGCTGTTCCGCTTTGCCGGGCCGCTGGTCGGCAGCGATTACGAACAGCGGTTTCTCCCGGCATTGCAAGACGCGCTTAGCCGCTGA
- the ccmD gene encoding heme exporter protein CcmD — MPELGKYAAEVLSAYGVSLLLLAALVGLTLLRGRAARRALEEVEAEAGRRG; from the coding sequence ATGCCGGAACTTGGAAAATATGCGGCCGAGGTGCTCTCGGCCTATGGTGTGTCGCTGCTGCTGTTGGCCGCATTGGTGGGGCTGACCCTGCTGCGGGGCCGGGCGGCACGCCGCGCTTTAGAAGAGGTCGAAGCGGAGGCCGGACGCCGTGGCTAG
- a CDS encoding heme ABC transporter permease, translating into MSLWQYANPVKFLALSERVQPVLWALAAVFVSVGLLWGFFGTPDDARQGSTVKIIYLHVPAALMAINAWFMMLVASLIWLIRRHHVSALAAKAAAPVGLVMTLIALVTGAIWGQPMWGTWWAWDPRLTSFLILFLFYLGYIALWQAVEDPDTAADLTSVLCLVGSVFAVLSRYAVQFWNQGLHQGTSIPVATGNRSVADVFFYPLVLAMIGFGLLFLALVVYRTGTEIRLRRTAALRARMNRGA; encoded by the coding sequence ATGTCCCTTTGGCAATACGCAAACCCGGTCAAATTCCTTGCGCTTTCAGAGCGTGTGCAACCTGTGCTTTGGGCGCTGGCGGCAGTCTTTGTAAGCGTTGGCCTGCTTTGGGGGTTCTTCGGCACGCCCGATGACGCGCGCCAAGGTAGCACGGTCAAGATCATCTATCTGCACGTGCCAGCCGCCCTGATGGCGATCAACGCATGGTTTATGATGCTGGTCGCCTCGCTGATCTGGCTGATCCGTCGGCACCACGTCAGCGCGCTGGCGGCCAAGGCCGCGGCCCCCGTGGGGCTGGTCATGACGCTAATTGCGCTGGTGACCGGGGCGATCTGGGGCCAGCCGATGTGGGGAACATGGTGGGCGTGGGATCCGCGGCTAACGTCGTTCCTGATCCTGTTCCTGTTCTATCTGGGCTATATCGCGCTGTGGCAGGCGGTCGAAGACCCGGATACCGCCGCCGATCTTACTTCGGTGCTCTGCCTCGTTGGCTCGGTCTTCGCGGTGCTATCGCGCTATGCGGTGCAGTTTTGGAACCAAGGGCTGCATCAGGGCACGTCGATCCCCGTGGCCACGGGCAACCGCAGCGTGGCGGATGTGTTTTTCTATCCTTTGGTGCTTGCGATGATCGGCTTCGGCCTGCTGTTTTTGGCACTGGTGGTTTACCGCACGGGCACCGAAATTCGCCTGCGCCGTACGGCGGCGCTGCGAGCGCGGATGAACAGGGGGGCGTGA
- the ccmB gene encoding heme exporter protein CcmB, translating to MKALLLRDLRLALRAGGGFGLGLAFFLIVTMLVPFSVGPEATLLKAIAPGVLWLGALLACLLSLDRLLALDLEDGSLELLLTAPLPLEGALAIKALAHWLTTGLPLVLAAPFLGVMLQLAAPGHLWLLASLALGTPALSVIGMFGAALTVGIKRGGLLLSLLVLPLYIPTLIFGAEVARRGSAGLDATTPLLMLAGLTLAVVALMPFAAAAVLRMGLR from the coding sequence ATGAAGGCGCTGTTGCTACGGGATCTCCGGCTGGCGCTGCGCGCGGGCGGAGGCTTTGGCCTTGGGCTGGCGTTTTTCCTGATCGTGACGATGCTGGTGCCCTTTAGCGTTGGGCCAGAGGCCACGCTGCTCAAGGCGATTGCCCCCGGTGTGCTTTGGCTCGGCGCGCTGTTGGCCTGCTTATTGTCGCTCGACCGTTTGCTGGCGCTCGACCTTGAAGATGGCTCTCTCGAACTGCTGCTCACCGCACCTTTGCCCCTCGAAGGGGCGCTGGCGATCAAGGCTTTGGCGCATTGGCTGACCACAGGTCTGCCGTTGGTGCTGGCGGCGCCTTTCCTTGGGGTGATGCTGCAACTCGCGGCGCCCGGTCATCTGTGGCTGCTCGCGTCGCTCGCACTCGGCACCCCCGCGCTGTCGGTGATCGGCATGTTCGGCGCGGCGCTGACGGTTGGGATCAAACGCGGTGGTCTGCTGCTGTCACTGCTTGTACTGCCGCTTTATATCCCGACGCTGATTTTCGGGGCCGAGGTTGCGCGGCGTGGCAGCGCGGGGCTGGATGCCACGACGCCGCTTTTGATGCTGGCGGGGCTGACGCTGGCCGTGGTGGCGTTGATGCCATTTGCCGCAGCGGCGGTGCTTCGGATGGGGTTGCGATGA
- the ccmA gene encoding heme ABC exporter ATP-binding protein CcmA has product MQISDLSVARGGVPVLSGVSFALEAGEALVLRGPNGAGKTTLLRCIAGLQAPLTGQIEGAEDRVAYAAHADGLKSMLTVRENLSFWAQVFGNVDIAQALDSYALRPLADRLAGTLSAGQKRRLGLARLLVTGRPIWVLDEPTVSLDADAVALFGSVLRRHLAAGGSALMATHIDLGVDARVLDISTFRAAPDADLGASDAAFL; this is encoded by the coding sequence GTGCAAATAAGCGATCTCAGTGTGGCGCGGGGCGGGGTGCCGGTGCTTTCGGGCGTATCCTTTGCTCTGGAGGCGGGGGAGGCCTTGGTGCTGCGCGGCCCTAATGGCGCGGGCAAAACGACGCTGCTGCGCTGCATCGCTGGGCTGCAAGCGCCGCTCACGGGGCAGATCGAGGGGGCGGAGGACCGTGTCGCCTATGCCGCCCATGCGGATGGGCTGAAATCCATGCTGACCGTGCGCGAGAACCTGAGCTTTTGGGCGCAAGTCTTTGGAAATGTTGATATTGCGCAGGCGCTTGATAGTTATGCGCTGCGGCCGCTTGCAGATCGTTTGGCAGGTACGCTCTCTGCCGGGCAAAAGCGGCGACTGGGGCTGGCGCGGCTGTTGGTCACCGGGCGGCCGATTTGGGTGTTGGATGAGCCGACGGTTTCGCTCGATGCGGATGCTGTCGCGCTCTTCGGCAGCGTTCTGCGCCGGCATCTCGCGGCGGGGGGATCGGCGCTGATGGCCACGCATATTGATCTGGGGGTCGATGCCCGTGTGCTTGATATCAGCACCTTTCGCGCGGCCCCCGATGCCGATCTCGGCGCCAGCGACGCGGCGTTTCTATGA
- a CDS encoding Mth938-like domain-containing protein: MRLNEITYTDAKPIDGYGPGFFRIGGEVVQGPQVIGPDGITGWGGLADPAPVLALAGKVDVVFLGTGPDVAHIPDDLRETLEEAGLGVEVMSSPAACRTYNILLSEGRRIALALLPV, from the coding sequence ATGCGATTGAACGAGATCACCTATACCGACGCCAAACCGATCGACGGCTATGGCCCCGGCTTTTTCCGCATTGGCGGAGAGGTTGTGCAAGGGCCGCAAGTGATCGGCCCCGACGGCATCACAGGCTGGGGCGGTCTGGCTGATCCCGCGCCGGTGTTGGCGCTGGCGGGCAAGGTCGATGTGGTCTTCCTCGGCACCGGGCCGGACGTGGCGCATATCCCCGACGACCTCCGTGAAACGCTGGAGGAGGCGGGTCTGGGGGTCGAGGTCATGTCGTCCCCCGCCGCTTGCCGGACCTACAACATCTTGCTGAGCGAGGGGCGGCGCATCGCACTGGCCCTCTTGCCGGTCTGA